The genomic DNA ATGTCTCTGGCCAGCAGGGCATCGAGAACCAGCTCGTCCCGGCGGGCTAGACCCGCACGCGAGACCTGCAGCCTTCCGAGCTTGTCGCTGTCGAGAGGATCCGCGCCCGCCAGATAGATGGCCATCCCGGCCTCGGGGCAGCGCCGCAAGGCCTCTTCCAGCCCCTTCTCAAGCGCCTCCAGGTAGGTTGCGTCGTCTGCACCGTCGGGCAGCCCGACGTCGAGGTCGCTCTCCTCCTTGTGGAACGGGAAGTTCTTCTCGCCGTGGATGGAGAACGTGAACGCAGACGAGTCGCCTCGCAAGATGGCCGCTGTGCCGTTGCCCTGATGCACGTCGCAGTCCACGACGACGACCTGCCTCGCAAGTCCGGCGCTCACCGCGCGGCGAGCTGCAACAGCGGCGTCGTTGAACACGCAGTACCCCTCACCGCGATCTGCGAAGGCATGGTGGGTGCCGCCGGCGAGACTGACCGCGATCCGATCCTGCGCAGCGGAGAAGCACCCGGCCACGGTGGCCCCGCACGAGCGCAGGCATCGCTCCACCAGCGAAGGCGACCACGGGAAACCGATGCGCCGTACCTCCTCCGCGGTGAGGGTGCCGCTCCACACCCGGTCGATGTAGCCGGCATCGTGGGCGAGGATCAGGTCGTCTCGCGTGGCGGCGGGGGCCTCTACGAGCGCGAGCCGCGGGTGTGGCAGGAGGGCCTCCTCCACACGCCTTCGCAGGAGGGCGTACTTGTGCATCGGAAACCGATGGCCTTCTGGCAGGGGTACCGTGTGATGGTCGGT from Pseudomonadota bacterium includes the following:
- a CDS encoding histone deacetylase is translated as MKIYRTDHHTVPLPEGHRFPMHKYALLRRRVEEALLPHPRLALVEAPAATRDDLILAHDAGYIDRVWSGTLTAEEVRRIGFPWSPSLVERCLRSCGATVAGCFSAAQDRIAVSLAGGTHHAFADRGEGYCVFNDAAVAARRAVSAGLARQVVVVDCDVHQGNGTAAILRGDSSAFTFSIHGEKNFPFHKEESDLDVGLPDGADDATYLEALEKGLEEALRRCPEAGMAIYLAGADPLDSDKLGRLQVSRAGLARRDELVLDALLARDIKVVITMAGGYGHDVEETVAVHLATVRIAATRALRDGGLSTGDTTI